One window of Sulfurospirillum sp. 1612 genomic DNA carries:
- the mmuM gene encoding homocysteine S-methyltransferase — MNKMEAILEKQKIMILDGATGTELERRGYDVKDTLWSAKFLMENPKAIEMIHKDYLQAGADCITTLSYQATFEGFMKRGLDEQEAKALLQSAVTLAIKVRDEFWEDKNNRVGRMKPLIAASVGPYGAYLADGSEFRGDYGLSKTELVDFHRKRVSALLETNPDLLACETVPCLIEAKAYVKLLREFPKANAWISFSAKDGKHINSGERIQECAAWLDDCEQIVAIGINCTAPEYIASLIEAIKAVSSKPIIVYPNAGEVYDAQSKSWSTKATTVSYGMMAHRWYEKGARIIGGCCQTTPEDIAQIARWVRK, encoded by the coding sequence ATGAATAAAATGGAGGCGATACTAGAAAAACAAAAAATTATGATTCTCGATGGCGCCACGGGAACGGAGCTTGAACGCAGAGGTTATGATGTAAAAGACACGCTTTGGTCTGCGAAGTTTTTGATGGAAAATCCCAAAGCCATTGAGATGATTCATAAAGATTATCTCCAAGCCGGAGCCGATTGTATTACGACTTTGAGTTATCAAGCAACATTTGAGGGGTTTATGAAACGCGGGCTTGATGAACAAGAGGCCAAAGCATTGTTGCAGTCTGCTGTGACGCTCGCCATAAAAGTGCGCGATGAATTCTGGGAGGACAAAAACAACAGAGTCGGGCGTATGAAGCCTCTCATCGCAGCGTCAGTGGGACCTTATGGTGCTTATTTGGCTGATGGGTCTGAGTTTCGAGGAGATTATGGTTTGAGTAAAACCGAGTTGGTAGATTTTCATCGCAAACGTGTCAGTGCCCTCCTAGAAACAAATCCGGATTTACTTGCATGTGAGACGGTACCGTGTCTTATCGAAGCCAAAGCATACGTGAAGCTTTTGAGAGAATTTCCCAAGGCGAACGCTTGGATTAGTTTTAGTGCCAAAGATGGCAAACACATCAACAGTGGTGAACGGATTCAAGAGTGTGCCGCATGGCTTGATGATTGCGAACAAATCGTCGCCATCGGTATCAATTGTACGGCACCGGAGTATATCGCATCGCTCATTGAAGCGATAAAAGCAGTATCTAGTAAACCCATCATCGTCTATCCCAATGCCGGTGAGGTGTATGATGCACAGAGCAAAAGCTGGAGTACGAAAGCCACCACTGTATCTTATGGCATGATGGCGCATCGCTGGTACGAAAAAGGTGCGCGCATCATCGGAGGCTGCTGTCAGACTACGCCAGAAGATATCGCTCAAATCGCCAGATGGGTTAGAAAGTAA
- a CDS encoding cytochrome b N-terminal domain-containing protein — protein sequence MHLKMSTFVSWLSMGLFLLSMASGLIVVFAYHPSLAYDSVQKMRFIIPYGDFFRALHYFSSEAFTLMLLLHIGFEVAKKKIKISNTSWNYSILGFFLVVVLMFTGFVLKGDQSASAATDVAFNLMKNTPILSHLVPLFQDESVYYYKFFIWHVIFLPLVLSLAIYKHVSTLTVKIEYFTIAIGLSIAGYLLFVMPPDIALTQKVDTLKGPWFFWGAENLLRVNFSSLAVNLILLIPFGLLMALPHIGYKKSIKTLIVAWVLGYFAMSLIW from the coding sequence ATGCATCTCAAAATGTCAACATTTGTATCATGGCTTAGTATGGGCTTATTTTTGCTTAGTATGGCAAGCGGTTTGATTGTCGTTTTTGCGTATCATCCCTCTTTGGCTTACGATAGTGTGCAAAAGATGCGCTTTATTATTCCGTATGGAGATTTTTTTAGAGCTTTGCATTATTTTAGTTCTGAAGCTTTTACTCTGATGTTACTTTTGCACATCGGATTTGAAGTAGCGAAAAAAAAGATCAAGATATCCAACACTTCTTGGAATTATTCGATTTTAGGATTTTTTCTTGTGGTGGTGTTGATGTTTACAGGATTTGTACTCAAAGGAGACCAAAGCGCATCGGCGGCAACGGATGTGGCCTTTAACCTCATGAAAAATACGCCGATATTGAGCCATTTGGTACCGCTATTTCAAGACGAAAGTGTCTATTATTATAAATTTTTTATTTGGCATGTTATCTTTTTGCCGCTTGTTTTATCGTTGGCGATTTATAAACACGTGAGTACGCTCACCGTAAAGATAGAATACTTCACGATTGCGATTGGTTTGAGTATTGCAGGATATTTACTCTTTGTCATGCCACCAGACATCGCGCTTACTCAAAAAGTCGATACCCTCAAAGGGCCTTGGTTCTTTTGGGGTGCGGAGAATTTATTGCGTGTTAATTTCTCCTCTTTGGCGGTCAATCTCATCTTGCTTATTCCTTTTGGATTGCTGATGGCATTGCCTCATATTGGTTATAAAAAGAGTATTAAGACACTCATCGTAGCATGGGTTTTAGGATATTTTGCGATGAGTCTCATTTGGTAA
- a CDS encoding QcrA and Rieske domain-containing protein, whose protein sequence is MEVSLRGARSDLEQYLLDKRRRFLKFLPIMVAGAFSYPLYRFALFSEKPNRKTSIALKDIGEGITKITKQEYFIYKRANKITVFDAHCTHMGCIIHFDSQHKVFNCPCHKSRFSIEGVRLRGPAKRNLDTISYKIQNKTLYIG, encoded by the coding sequence ATGGAAGTCAGTTTGAGGGGTGCTAGAAGTGATTTAGAACAGTATCTACTAGATAAGAGACGAAGATTTTTAAAGTTCTTGCCTATCATGGTGGCAGGAGCTTTCTCTTATCCCCTCTACCGGTTTGCTTTGTTTAGTGAAAAGCCAAACCGAAAAACCTCGATAGCCCTCAAAGATATTGGTGAGGGCATCACTAAAATCACCAAACAAGAGTACTTTATCTATAAAAGAGCCAATAAGATTACCGTTTTTGATGCCCACTGTACACATATGGGGTGTATTATTCATTTTGATTCACAACACAAGGTCTTCAATTGCCCCTGTCATAAAAGTCGTTTTAGCATCGAGGGCGTGCGACTCAGAGGTCCCGCAAAGAGAAATTTGGATACAATTAGCTATAAAATTCAAAATAAAACACTCTATATAGGTTGA
- a CDS encoding 4Fe-4S dicluster domain-containing protein, giving the protein MSIINKKGNKNQNLAMVIVGDRCIGCDACYAACKTDWDVLPVKEAYRTKVWDIEGEDNFGNPTIRFLPVLCNHCDNPPCVDVCPTGASFKRDEDGIVLVNSDMCIGCKACMVACPYDARYYDETKASVDKCTFCLPRLNNGLEPACVVTCVGESRNFGDLNDPDSNVAKMMKNATSITRLKEDKGTLPNVYYITINY; this is encoded by the coding sequence ATGAGTATAATCAATAAAAAAGGAAACAAAAACCAAAATCTTGCCATGGTTATCGTGGGAGATCGTTGTATCGGATGTGATGCGTGCTATGCAGCTTGTAAAACCGATTGGGATGTTCTTCCGGTAAAAGAAGCCTATCGTACCAAAGTCTGGGATATTGAAGGGGAAGATAATTTTGGAAATCCTACCATTCGATTTTTGCCGGTTTTATGTAATCATTGCGATAATCCACCTTGTGTGGATGTTTGTCCGACGGGAGCGAGCTTTAAGCGAGATGAAGATGGCATCGTTTTGGTAAATTCAGATATGTGTATTGGATGTAAAGCTTGTATGGTGGCCTGTCCGTATGATGCACGGTACTATGATGAGACAAAGGCATCGGTGGACAAATGTACCTTCTGTCTGCCACGACTCAACAATGGCTTAGAGCCAGCTTGTGTGGTGACGTGTGTCGGAGAATCGAGAAATTTTGGTGATTTGAATGATCCTGATAGTAATGTTGCCAAGATGATGAAAAATGCCACTTCGATTACCAGACTCAAAGAAGACAAAGGAACACTTCCAAATGTCTATTACATCACGATTAATTATTAA
- a CDS encoding molybdopterin-dependent oxidoreductase — protein sequence MSRHNLTRRGFLKLAGATGVAASAGITGIPSPLKAAQSNDAKSEMFLHYDRGVQSPSFCEMCFWNCGLNVYTRNGRIHKLEGNPLNPNSNGHLCAKGNSGIDSTYDADRIQHPLIRVGKRGEGKFKKVSWEEASQYVFDKLSPLMKKYGPETLATFMHGTGEPYVHALTKALGSPNIVVPAYSQCLGSREMAWILTFGTGVSGHETYDMANTRHMILFGRNMAGALQVREAEDFAEGLARGAKLTYVDPRLSESCVNATDWLQINPGTDLALALGFIHVIIRDNLVNMDFVSKYCYGFDQLSAHVAQYTPDWASNKCGIDAKTIERIAWDFAKYAPHVVAVPPRRMTRYGNDTQTVRAIAILNALMGNWGVPGGLWVRSGVPIDLPEYEEPKQPTTRRADGAGKGEKYPLAPQNLGRTNGMIEATLTQKPYPIKAWMLYGTNPLFHSSAGTNDIYKAIENLDLLIAIDTQFSDTVMYADVVFPESTYLERDDAPFVQKDKIPFIALREAAIKPIYDTKGCFDICKGIAEKFKIAHWFEHSPTQQIADLYKALSPEQAKKLKDDGVLRFEAVDPYPLASGATPTFRTATGKVQLYVPNLTDFYQEHGDDFAPMPIYKDPIMADSKDTFRLLFGKSPRHTHARTQNNWLLLELQDDNPIWIHPKDAKRLGFSDGQMVYMVNPKTGVKAEHAEKIKVTKRIKEGAVFIHHGFGHTTKAWSRGYEKGIGDNFFVSDDIDPISGAAAFNNGFVTLVKA from the coding sequence ATGAGTAGACACAACCTGACACGAAGAGGATTCTTAAAATTAGCCGGAGCCACCGGAGTGGCTGCTTCTGCTGGAATCACTGGGATACCTTCTCCGCTAAAAGCTGCCCAAAGTAATGATGCGAAGAGTGAAATGTTTTTACATTATGACAGAGGCGTGCAAAGCCCGAGCTTTTGTGAGATGTGTTTTTGGAATTGTGGACTCAATGTCTACACGCGAAATGGCAGAATTCACAAATTAGAGGGAAATCCTCTCAACCCCAACAGCAATGGCCACCTTTGTGCGAAAGGAAATTCTGGAATTGATTCCACTTATGATGCCGATCGCATCCAGCATCCGCTGATACGCGTGGGTAAAAGAGGAGAAGGCAAGTTTAAAAAAGTCAGCTGGGAAGAGGCGAGTCAATACGTTTTTGATAAACTAAGTCCACTGATGAAAAAATATGGACCTGAGACTTTGGCTACTTTTATGCATGGAACGGGTGAGCCTTATGTCCATGCCCTCACCAAAGCTCTGGGCAGTCCCAATATCGTGGTACCTGCGTATTCACAATGTTTGGGCAGTCGGGAGATGGCATGGATTTTAACATTTGGTACCGGAGTGAGTGGTCATGAGACCTATGATATGGCCAACACGAGACATATGATACTGTTTGGTAGAAACATGGCCGGAGCCCTTCAAGTGCGAGAAGCAGAAGATTTTGCAGAAGGATTAGCCCGGGGTGCGAAGCTTACCTATGTGGATCCAAGACTCTCTGAATCGTGTGTCAATGCGACTGATTGGTTGCAAATTAATCCGGGTACGGATTTGGCCTTGGCTCTAGGTTTTATTCATGTGATTATTAGAGACAATCTTGTCAATATGGATTTTGTCTCAAAATATTGCTATGGGTTTGACCAACTCTCAGCTCATGTGGCACAATATACTCCCGATTGGGCGAGTAATAAGTGTGGTATTGATGCTAAGACGATTGAGCGTATTGCTTGGGACTTTGCAAAATATGCACCCCACGTTGTTGCAGTTCCTCCAAGGAGAATGACCCGCTATGGCAATGATACCCAAACCGTGAGAGCCATCGCCATACTCAATGCCCTGATGGGGAATTGGGGTGTTCCAGGAGGACTTTGGGTGCGCTCTGGTGTACCGATTGATTTGCCCGAATATGAAGAACCAAAACAACCTACAACACGACGTGCCGATGGCGCAGGAAAAGGTGAAAAATATCCATTGGCACCACAAAATCTTGGTCGTACCAATGGGATGATTGAGGCGACTTTAACCCAAAAACCCTATCCCATCAAAGCATGGATGCTCTATGGCACCAATCCATTGTTTCACTCTAGTGCGGGTACCAATGATATTTATAAGGCCATTGAAAATTTAGATTTATTGATTGCTATTGATACACAATTTAGCGATACGGTGATGTATGCAGATGTCGTCTTTCCAGAATCTACTTACTTAGAACGGGATGATGCGCCTTTTGTACAAAAAGACAAAATACCATTTATCGCGCTGAGAGAAGCGGCTATCAAGCCCATTTATGATACCAAAGGGTGCTTTGATATTTGCAAGGGAATTGCTGAAAAATTCAAGATAGCCCATTGGTTTGAACACTCACCGACACAACAGATAGCAGACTTGTACAAGGCATTAAGTCCCGAACAAGCCAAAAAATTAAAAGATGATGGAGTCTTGCGATTTGAAGCGGTGGATCCTTATCCTCTGGCTAGTGGTGCGACACCAACCTTTCGCACTGCTACGGGAAAAGTACAACTTTATGTACCAAATCTGACAGATTTCTACCAAGAACATGGCGATGATTTTGCACCGATGCCTATCTATAAAGATCCTATTATGGCAGATTCAAAAGATACCTTTCGCTTGCTTTTTGGGAAAAGTCCAAGGCACACACATGCAAGAACACAAAACAATTGGTTGCTTTTAGAGTTGCAAGATGATAATCCGATTTGGATTCATCCAAAAGATGCAAAACGTTTGGGTTTTTCTGATGGACAGATGGTCTATATGGTCAACCCGAAAACCGGTGTCAAAGCAGAACATGCTGAGAAAATCAAAGTGACCAAACGCATCAAAGAAGGTGCTGTATTTATTCATCACGGTTTTGGTCATACTACAAAAGCGTGGAGCAGAGGATATGAAAAAGGCATCGGAGATAATTTCTTCGTGAGTGATGATATTGACCCTATCAGTGGAGCCGCTGCATTTAACAACGGTTTTGTAACATTAGTAAAGGCATAG
- the nrfD gene encoding NrfD/PsrC family molybdoenzyme membrane anchor subunit translates to MSNNIRFAQKRHDNVWLVLSLLVAAVGVYGMVQVFLYGQEASYGVSREVPWGILIIGYSFFVGITLGTAVVGALAHVFKIEAFNIMSKKVALVSLSSLIAAFFIIFWDLGGPFKLQVLRLVVYFTEFKISSPIWWLVVLYASELPFLALEVYFLLSKKANSAFFASLIGSFLGLIAYGTMALVFDSNGSRPLWHTSSFALFFIISAIAGGFAVVLLMIFLSRSTQKYQNGINALSKALFFFLSLMLIIDFWNIVINSYTSDTELGATMKLFVNGGVLSHNFYYYEVLIGMVIPIILLVLGRFKSGFLGALAGLFVLFGLFFARYDAVIGGQLLARPSNDVGLIQYSYSVTATELSLFICSIGIVGVVYFLGAKFFNLEEEARHE, encoded by the coding sequence ATGAGCAATAATATAAGATTTGCACAAAAAAGACACGATAATGTGTGGTTGGTTTTATCACTCCTTGTTGCCGCAGTCGGTGTCTATGGCATGGTGCAAGTATTTTTATACGGACAAGAAGCATCGTATGGTGTGAGCAGAGAAGTCCCCTGGGGTATTTTGATTATCGGATACTCTTTTTTTGTTGGGATTACATTAGGAACCGCGGTAGTGGGCGCATTAGCGCACGTATTTAAGATTGAAGCATTCAATATCATGAGCAAAAAAGTAGCCCTAGTGTCACTCTCCTCTTTAATCGCGGCGTTTTTTATTATATTTTGGGATTTAGGCGGGCCATTTAAATTGCAAGTATTGCGATTGGTGGTCTATTTTACAGAATTCAAGATATCATCGCCGATTTGGTGGTTGGTCGTGCTGTATGCTTCTGAATTGCCATTTTTAGCGTTAGAAGTCTACTTTTTACTCAGCAAAAAAGCAAACTCAGCATTTTTTGCTTCACTCATCGGCTCTTTTTTAGGCTTGATTGCCTACGGTACTATGGCTTTGGTTTTTGATTCCAATGGCTCTAGACCGCTTTGGCATACGAGTTCTTTTGCTTTATTTTTTATCATCTCAGCAATCGCGGGCGGTTTTGCTGTCGTGTTGCTGATGATATTTCTAAGCAGGAGCACACAAAAATATCAAAATGGTATTAACGCCCTGAGTAAAGCACTCTTTTTCTTTTTATCGTTAATGTTGATTATTGACTTTTGGAATATCGTCATCAATTCGTATACCTCAGATACGGAATTGGGGGCGACAATGAAACTCTTTGTAAATGGCGGTGTTTTATCGCATAATTTTTACTATTATGAAGTCCTCATCGGTATGGTAATACCAATTATTCTTTTGGTACTCGGACGATTTAAAAGTGGATTTTTAGGCGCACTTGCTGGATTATTTGTCCTATTTGGTCTCTTTTTTGCCCGATATGATGCGGTCATCGGGGGACAACTGCTAGCACGACCTAGTAATGATGTTGGTTTGATACAATATTCCTATTCTGTGACCGCAACGGAATTGTCTCTTTTCATTTGTAGTATCGGAATCGTCGGCGTGGTCTATTTCTTGGGGGCAAAGTTTTTTAATTTAGAAGAGGAGGCACGCCATGAGTAG
- a CDS encoding TorD/DmsD family molecular chaperone — translation MKTSATMLQDISLEDSIAALFLCAEIFDYPTPQACEDFNTMFAPLFGCKFAEQDDVEAEYIRIFAINSVTLKCVPYASWWLDGKMSGATLSKINQFYTQCGYEFDSKNMKRPADHISFMIRFVAILLEDGKQEELKEFIGFLSWFETFVNSLNGATKMRIFPLAGEITLNIMHALKEKI, via the coding sequence ATGAAAACGAGTGCCACTATGTTGCAAGATATCTCTTTAGAAGATTCTATAGCGGCACTATTTTTGTGCGCTGAAATTTTTGATTATCCTACCCCTCAAGCATGCGAAGATTTCAATACGATGTTCGCTCCCCTGTTTGGTTGTAAATTTGCGGAGCAAGATGACGTTGAAGCGGAGTATATTCGGATTTTTGCTATCAATTCGGTAACGTTGAAATGTGTTCCTTATGCTTCATGGTGGCTTGATGGCAAAATGTCAGGCGCGACACTCTCTAAAATTAATCAGTTTTATACACAGTGTGGTTATGAATTTGATTCGAAAAATATGAAAAGACCGGCAGATCATATTTCGTTCATGATACGATTTGTCGCAATTTTGTTAGAAGATGGAAAACAAGAAGAATTAAAAGAATTTATCGGTTTCTTGAGTTGGTTTGAAACATTTGTAAATTCTTTAAATGGAGCAACAAAGATGAGGATTTTCCCATTAGCTGGGGAAATCACTCTCAATATTATGCACGCTCTTAAGGAGAAAATATGA
- a CDS encoding sulfurtransferase, which translates to MKKIFSFFVFVAMVVIPSFAMSLPASHVVSASWLNANAKDVVIVDLSPAKVFVKGHIPGSVNMPLHRDFFKGKMGSVKHLIDTPREIETVLSHAGISNNSTVVFVSHVKKATDYATMTRSLWTAWVYGLKTTAILDGGIEAWVAHGGKLTTAKTVVKPGHFTANRYLRADIAGIVDVESALVNKNVQLADAREPAHFLGKDKDKRLLRHGHIPGAKRVSLYFFQKKEGKLFKMVSADHVKSVLKKTGIALNKPIIAYCNTGHFASADWFVMKFIAGAKQVRNFDASMFGYSRTNLPLVK; encoded by the coding sequence ATGAAAAAGATTTTTTCATTTTTCGTTTTTGTTGCAATGGTAGTCATCCCTTCCTTTGCTATGAGTCTTCCGGCATCTCATGTCGTTTCTGCATCTTGGTTAAATGCTAATGCCAAAGATGTTGTTATTGTGGATTTGAGTCCTGCTAAAGTTTTTGTTAAGGGGCACATCCCCGGATCTGTCAATATGCCACTTCACAGAGATTTTTTTAAAGGGAAAATGGGGAGTGTCAAACATCTTATAGATACCCCACGAGAGATAGAAACCGTATTGAGCCATGCGGGTATTTCCAACAATAGTACTGTTGTTTTTGTCTCTCATGTAAAAAAAGCTACGGATTATGCGACCATGACACGCAGCCTCTGGACGGCTTGGGTTTATGGGTTGAAAACCACAGCGATTTTAGATGGTGGTATTGAAGCATGGGTCGCTCATGGCGGTAAACTCACCACTGCAAAAACCGTTGTCAAACCAGGACATTTCACAGCCAATCGTTATCTTCGAGCAGATATTGCCGGTATCGTCGATGTTGAAAGTGCTTTGGTCAATAAAAATGTCCAATTGGCAGATGCCCGAGAACCGGCTCATTTTCTAGGAAAAGATAAAGACAAAAGATTGTTGCGACACGGACATATTCCTGGCGCCAAGAGGGTGTCTCTGTACTTTTTTCAAAAAAAAGAGGGAAAATTGTTTAAGATGGTTAGCGCAGACCACGTAAAATCTGTCCTCAAAAAAACCGGCATAGCTTTAAATAAACCGATTATTGCCTATTGTAATACCGGTCACTTTGCATCTGCGGATTGGTTTGTGATGAAGTTCATCGCAGGAGCAAAACAGGTGCGCAACTTTGATGCGTCAATGTTTGGTTATTCTAGAACCAATCTTCCTTTGGTGAAGTAA